One window of Deltaproteobacteria bacterium genomic DNA carries:
- the bioA gene encoding adenosylmethionine--8-amino-7-oxononanoate transaminase has protein sequence MTASYAELTAWDHTYLWHPFTQMQDWLAEDPIVIARGEGNYLIDVHGAKYLDGVSSLWCNVHGHNHPEINAAITAQLSDIAHSTLLGLANVPSILLAKKLVELTPSGLTRVFYSDAGATAVEIALKLAFQYWQLKGISSKVKFASLVDAYHGDTLGAMSVGYSELFHHYYRPVLTEAFRLTPPHCFRFYQGMGEADALAAAVHEARTVLSTHRHDIAALIVEPLMQGAAGMWAQPVAYVQALREITTECDILLICDEVATGFGRTGRLFACEHAGISPDLFCVAKGITGGYLPLAATLTSEEIFSAFLAPYEEFKTFFHGHTYTGNPLACAAALASLAVFEKEQVLEALTAKIALLTERLRSDFAPLAHVADIRQWGMMAGIELMRDPVRKVPYAAAEKIGMRVITEARKRGILIRPLGNVIVLMPPLSISLAELTRLLDVVRAAIIAVIEDACAAS, from the coding sequence ATGACTGCTTCGTACGCCGAACTTACAGCGTGGGATCACACCTACCTCTGGCATCCGTTCACGCAGATGCAGGATTGGCTGGCTGAAGATCCAATCGTTATCGCCCGTGGCGAGGGCAATTACTTGATAGATGTCCACGGCGCCAAGTATCTGGATGGCGTTTCCTCTCTCTGGTGTAACGTACATGGTCACAATCACCCTGAAATCAATGCCGCGATCACTGCCCAGCTCTCCGACATCGCACATTCCACGCTATTGGGCTTGGCCAATGTCCCCTCTATTCTTCTGGCCAAGAAACTGGTCGAACTGACCCCCTCTGGTCTCACGCGAGTTTTTTATTCTGACGCCGGCGCAACTGCCGTCGAGATCGCTCTCAAACTCGCCTTCCAGTATTGGCAACTCAAGGGCATTTCCAGCAAAGTCAAATTTGCTTCGCTCGTCGATGCCTATCACGGCGATACCCTGGGTGCGATGAGCGTAGGCTACTCAGAGTTGTTCCATCACTACTATCGTCCGGTGCTCACCGAGGCATTCCGTTTAACGCCGCCGCATTGCTTTCGTTTCTACCAAGGGATGGGCGAGGCGGACGCCCTCGCCGCAGCGGTGCACGAAGCGCGCACCGTACTTTCTACTCATCGACACGACATTGCTGCGTTGATCGTCGAACCGCTCATGCAAGGCGCGGCGGGTATGTGGGCGCAACCTGTGGCCTACGTCCAGGCGCTCAGGGAGATTACGACTGAGTGTGACATTCTCTTGATCTGCGACGAGGTGGCCACTGGTTTTGGCCGCACGGGTCGCCTGTTTGCGTGCGAGCATGCGGGCATCAGTCCAGACTTGTTCTGCGTCGCCAAAGGAATCACCGGCGGGTATCTCCCGCTGGCTGCGACGTTAACCAGCGAGGAGATTTTTTCTGCCTTTCTCGCGCCCTATGAGGAATTCAAGACCTTCTTTCACGGACACACCTATACTGGGAATCCGCTCGCCTGTGCGGCGGCTTTGGCCAGCTTGGCTGTGTTCGAGAAGGAGCAAGTGCTCGAGGCACTCACGGCAAAGATCGCCTTGCTCACGGAGCGATTGCGCAGCGATTTTGCGCCGCTCGCGCACGTGGCTGACATCCGTCAGTGGGGGATGATGGCGGGGATTGAACTGATGCGTGATCCCGTGCGCAAGGTTCCCTACGCGGCGGCGGAAAAGATTGGCATGCGCGTGATCACAGAAGCCCGCAAGCGCGGCATCCTGATCCGCCCACTAGGAAATGTCATTGTGCTGATGCCTCCGCTCAGTATTTCGCTGGCCGAGTTGACCAGGCTGCTCGACGTAGTGCGCGCCGCCATCATCGCCGTGATCGAGGACGCATGCGCGGCATCCTGA
- the bioF gene encoding 8-amino-7-oxononanoate synthase, with product MDGDNRKLKTLLTAKLAEVEHSGLYRRLRSVSGAQDGVVMLDGHEVLLLSSNNYLGLANHPALKRAAQEAIEHYGCGAGASRLISGTMVLHQELERRLAAFKNTEAALVFPTGYHANIGIISALMGPGDIILSDALNHASIIDGCRLSRAHVQVFHHGDMTHLAQLLTACPQSGQRLIVTDSVFSMDGDVAPLVDIVTLARRHKAWVMVDEAHATGVFGTHGAGVVEELGLENEVEIQMGTLGKALGGFGAYVAGSRELIEWLINRARSFIYTTGVPPAVTASALAALDIVAREPERRQQLWDNAAFLRQGLETLGYTLGPTRSPILPVLIGEAHHTMTLAEALLRRGVFAHGIRPPTVPEGTSRLRVTPMATHSREQLTRALEAFAAAGKELGIPA from the coding sequence TGCGCTCGGTGAGCGGGGCGCAGGATGGCGTGGTCATGTTGGACGGGCACGAGGTCCTGCTTCTCTCGTCCAACAATTACCTGGGACTGGCGAACCATCCCGCACTGAAACGCGCCGCGCAGGAAGCGATCGAACACTATGGCTGCGGAGCCGGCGCGTCCCGCCTCATTTCCGGCACCATGGTGCTGCATCAGGAGCTCGAACGTCGGCTCGCGGCTTTCAAGAATACCGAGGCTGCGCTCGTTTTCCCCACTGGGTATCATGCCAACATCGGCATCATCTCCGCCCTGATGGGTCCAGGAGATATAATCCTGAGCGATGCGCTCAACCACGCCAGCATTATCGACGGCTGCCGACTCTCGCGCGCCCACGTCCAGGTCTTCCACCACGGCGATATGACGCATCTCGCGCAGTTACTGACCGCGTGCCCCCAGTCAGGCCAGCGACTTATCGTCACGGACTCCGTTTTTAGCATGGATGGAGATGTTGCGCCTCTGGTTGATATTGTCACCCTGGCGCGCCGCCATAAGGCATGGGTGATGGTCGACGAGGCACATGCCACTGGCGTGTTCGGCACGCATGGAGCCGGGGTAGTAGAAGAACTCGGTCTCGAAAACGAAGTGGAGATCCAGATGGGGACGCTCGGCAAAGCGCTGGGAGGATTCGGTGCGTATGTCGCCGGCAGCCGCGAGTTGATTGAATGGCTTATTAACCGGGCGCGGAGTTTTATCTATACGACCGGGGTCCCACCAGCAGTCACAGCTTCGGCACTGGCCGCGCTTGATATCGTCGCGCGAGAACCGGAGCGTCGCCAGCAGCTCTGGGACAACGCTGCTTTTCTCCGGCAAGGACTGGAAACTCTCGGGTACACACTCGGACCCACGCGTTCCCCAATTCTCCCCGTCCTCATTGGCGAGGCGCACCATACGATGACGCTCGCGGAAGCGTTGTTGCGGCGCGGCGTCTTCGCGCACGGCATCCGTCCGCCCACCGTACCGGAGGGCACGTCACGCCTGCGAGTGACGCCGATGGCGACTCATTCTCGTGAACAATTGACACGAGCACTGGAAGCCTTCGCCGCTGCTGGAAAGGAGCTTGGCATTCCCGCATGA
- a CDS encoding ester cyclase, with protein sequence MNFAWAHRWITTFSESADRAVELYAEVFLFEDLLLGQRISDKEELGRAFKIFENTDPPGPAGTNIFDILSYSGDTQHGVIEWVWRGKHVGEFLGVPAAGKETSVRGLTFHTYENGKITRELTFWDAVTALKQVGALKPTVEFWKADRKPCR encoded by the coding sequence ATGAATTTTGCCTGGGCTCATCGATGGATCACGACGTTCAGCGAAAGCGCGGACAGAGCCGTGGAGTTGTACGCAGAGGTCTTTCTGTTCGAAGACCTGCTGCTCGGGCAGCGTATCTCCGACAAGGAGGAGCTGGGCCGCGCGTTCAAAATCTTCGAGAACACGGACCCGCCCGGTCCGGCGGGCACGAACATCTTCGATATCCTGTCGTACTCAGGAGACACGCAGCACGGCGTGATCGAGTGGGTCTGGCGTGGGAAGCATGTCGGCGAGTTTCTCGGCGTCCCGGCGGCGGGGAAGGAAACCAGCGTGCGCGGTTTGACGTTCCACACCTACGAGAATGGCAAGATCACCAGAGAGTTGACCTTTTGGGATGCCGTCACGGCGCTTAAACAGGTGGGCGCGCTCAAGCCCACGGTGGAGTTTTGGAAAGCGGATCGCAAACCTTGCCGTTAG
- the bioB gene encoding biotin synthase BioB, with amino-acid sequence MDNFSSLAQKSLAGTALSREEALAVLQSEDGRLPELLQAALTVRERFWGRTVKICLLQNARSGLCPEDCHYCSQSAISTASITKYRLLPTDQLLAGARKAVEAGARRYCMVTSGRGPSDRDIEQLGEAVRAIKHEFPDLEICLSLGLMSEPQARQLREAGVGWINHNLNTSRRFYPEICTTHTYDDRIETVQNVKRAGLSTCSGGIIGMGESDDDILDLAYAARELAIDSIPVNFLYPIAGTPLGERRDFVPMKGLKTLCLMRFLNPRSEIRMAAGRELYLGSWGGLALYPANSIFVEGYLTTPGQQAQAARKLVEDAGFTV; translated from the coding sequence ATGGACAACTTTTCCTCCCTGGCGCAGAAATCGCTGGCTGGCACCGCGCTGTCCCGTGAGGAAGCGCTCGCCGTGCTCCAGAGCGAAGATGGTCGTCTTCCTGAATTGCTACAGGCGGCGCTGACTGTGCGTGAGCGCTTTTGGGGTCGGACAGTGAAAATCTGTCTTCTACAAAACGCGCGCAGCGGGCTGTGTCCCGAAGATTGCCATTATTGCTCACAATCGGCAATTTCCACCGCGTCGATCACCAAATACCGCTTGTTACCCACTGACCAATTGCTGGCCGGTGCGCGCAAAGCGGTTGAAGCTGGCGCCCGGCGTTACTGCATGGTCACCAGCGGACGAGGGCCAAGTGACCGGGATATCGAGCAGCTCGGTGAAGCAGTGCGCGCGATCAAACACGAATTCCCAGATCTGGAGATTTGCCTATCGCTGGGCTTAATGAGTGAACCGCAGGCCCGACAGCTCAGAGAGGCGGGCGTGGGCTGGATTAACCATAACCTCAATACCAGCCGACGATTCTACCCGGAAATCTGCACAACCCATACGTATGACGACCGGATCGAGACCGTGCAGAACGTGAAACGCGCTGGCTTATCCACGTGTTCTGGCGGCATCATTGGCATGGGAGAAAGCGACGACGATATTCTCGATTTAGCCTATGCGGCGCGAGAGTTGGCTATCGATTCCATCCCAGTCAATTTTCTTTATCCCATAGCCGGGACTCCCCTCGGTGAGCGACGGGATTTTGTCCCGATGAAAGGCCTGAAAACCCTGTGCCTGATGCGTTTTCTCAATCCTCGCAGTGAGATCCGCATGGCGGCGGGCAGAGAACTGTATCTGGGAAGCTGGGGCGGACTGGCCCTTTATCCGGCCAACTCAATCTTTGTCGAAGGCTATCTGACGACGCCAGGGCAGCAAGCGCAAGCTGCGCGCAAGCTGGTAGAAGACGCAGGATTTACCGTATAA
- the bioD gene encoding dethiobiotin synthase, which yields MRGILITGTDTGVGKTIVGCGLAAALTAQGKTVGVLKPAETGCVLRDGVLYPEDAARLAAYARVSLPLDQLCPYRFAPPVAPSVAAELAGMTIEPRRIIAVFEQIARQHDFIIVEGAGGLLVPLVGRYTFADLTHDLRLPLLVVVGSKLGALNHALLTLSCAQVRSLPVTGYILNHPTASSDLATQTNARTLAYLADAPCLGVLPFLSLSGDVERDRTLLCDFFSAAVDLTGVLR from the coding sequence ATGCGCGGCATCCTGATTACTGGCACCGATACCGGCGTAGGCAAGACCATCGTTGGCTGCGGCTTAGCCGCTGCGCTGACAGCTCAGGGTAAGACGGTTGGCGTCTTGAAGCCAGCCGAGACGGGCTGCGTCCTGCGAGACGGCGTGCTCTATCCTGAGGATGCCGCGCGCCTAGCTGCATATGCGCGCGTGTCCTTGCCGCTTGATCAGCTCTGTCCGTACCGCTTCGCCCCTCCCGTGGCGCCGAGCGTGGCGGCGGAGCTGGCAGGCATGACCATTGAGCCGCGGCGGATTATCGCCGTCTTCGAGCAGATCGCCAGGCAGCATGATTTCATCATCGTCGAAGGAGCCGGCGGTTTGCTCGTACCGCTGGTCGGTCGTTACACGTTCGCTGACCTGACGCATGACCTTCGCCTGCCTCTTCTCGTGGTTGTAGGCTCGAAACTAGGAGCGCTTAATCATGCACTTTTGACCTTGTCCTGCGCCCAAGTGCGCTCCCTTCCTGTCACTGGCTACATTCTGAATCATCCCACTGCGTCGTCAGATCTCGCCACCCAGACGAATGCTCGCACCCTTGCTTATCTCGCTGACGCGCCGTGTCTTGGCGTCCTTCCCTTCCTTTCACTCAGCGGCGATGTCGAGCGCGACCGTACGCTCCTCTGTGATTTTTTCTCCGCCGCCGTTGATCTCACTGGAGTGCTGCGATAG